The following coding sequences lie in one Verrucomicrobiia bacterium genomic window:
- a CDS encoding DUF748 domain-containing protein has product MSVKPAPVSRRLVRWSTFAAAAFILYALLAGLLLPRIVRSQAEQRLSALTGGPVRLEQVRFHPFALRATLSGLSVSDPQSVPLMGWSNLVADVQIASIWRGELHLREVVLDHPWVHLHRDAEGRINLLELLDRVQSHFPPADPPPPPADPFPLSLALLQITNATLHWRDAATPVPFETRWTPLLLEARQLATRRDRPAAPWSLVAQGNSGERLEARGTLAVTPLAAQGTLALSDLPLPKHDPYAAAVSPLQLESGRLSLEIPFRLAWSSDGPAAHLDHAGIALRDLALTERTNGLPFAAVSILDLRGLNASLEARTASLTEMRLQGGSLQLRRTPSEPSNVKGLLRPEVIDELVRDFTDWQATLEALQIEGFTVAHSDTTFEPAAAALLGPMTLSLRNLSNRSNAPPATLDWTAPWSPAGTLRVEAEATVLPTRATATVSLEDLAVDPFHPYLARLAHLDLQRGHLVASLRATYGHGAAADPLVQVTGNLALRNVAALDSLNSTDFIRWDAVELNGLDLALEPHRIALDELAVRHLQTSLIVSSNGQLNVLELIRETEELTRSSPESPEPAPSPSPAEASPPADADADADADADADTDAADPGTRVAGSAPALPWPVALGALRLEGLSLIAADRFYADGFRTQVESIDGEIRSLSHPYRQPTEIDLAGRLDALSGFTLKGQVRLDPEAFGTDLALTTQRADLTRFTPYAIRFAGYPITAGVLDAQVRYRVEGDQLEADNRLRLDRFTLGPRTNSPDAINLPLKLGLALLKDRDGRIELDLPLSGSLANPEFRVAPILWQAFRNAILKVATAPFAMLGSLFGSRDTLEFVEFFPGSAELAPAQTNRVAVLARALRNRPALTLEFLPSFDPASDRQALARRRVEDSLRELLAAELGPDTPPPPPGQLLAPDVRQRLVGLLHAREFGAATPSPNPTDAPAPVAAASPPAPTLSADQMEQRLVEIARIEPADLQDLALRRAQAVLDLLQRAPDPDAPAIEPERLQIVPDDPDNPGLGQRRVTFRLQ; this is encoded by the coding sequence ATGTCCGTGAAACCGGCCCCCGTCTCCCGGCGCCTCGTCCGCTGGTCCACGTTCGCCGCCGCCGCCTTCATCCTCTATGCCCTCCTTGCCGGCCTCCTGCTGCCGCGCATCGTCCGTTCCCAGGCCGAACAACGCCTCTCCGCACTCACCGGCGGCCCCGTCCGTCTGGAACAGGTCCGCTTCCATCCCTTCGCACTCCGCGCCACCCTCAGCGGCCTCTCGGTCTCCGATCCCCAGTCCGTCCCCCTGATGGGCTGGAGCAACCTGGTCGCCGACGTCCAGATCGCCTCCATCTGGCGCGGCGAACTGCACCTCCGCGAAGTCGTCCTGGATCATCCATGGGTCCACCTCCACCGTGACGCCGAAGGCCGGATCAACCTCCTTGAACTCCTCGACCGGGTGCAATCCCACTTCCCTCCCGCCGACCCGCCCCCGCCCCCGGCCGATCCCTTTCCCCTTTCCCTCGCCCTCCTCCAAATCACCAACGCCACCCTCCATTGGCGTGACGCCGCCACTCCCGTCCCCTTCGAAACCCGCTGGACGCCCCTGCTCCTCGAAGCCCGGCAGCTCGCCACCCGACGCGATCGCCCGGCCGCTCCCTGGTCCCTTGTCGCCCAAGGCAATTCCGGGGAACGCCTCGAAGCCCGCGGCACCCTCGCCGTCACCCCGCTCGCCGCCCAAGGCACCCTGGCACTCTCGGACCTGCCCCTCCCCAAACACGATCCCTACGCCGCCGCCGTCTCGCCCCTCCAGCTTGAGTCCGGGCGCCTTTCCCTCGAAATCCCCTTCCGACTGGCCTGGTCCTCCGACGGACCGGCGGCCCACCTCGACCATGCCGGCATCGCCCTGCGGGACCTCGCGCTCACCGAACGCACCAACGGCCTCCCCTTCGCCGCCGTATCCATTCTGGACCTGCGCGGCCTGAACGCCTCCCTCGAGGCCCGAACCGCGTCGTTGACCGAAATGCGGCTCCAGGGCGGTTCCCTCCAACTCCGCCGCACCCCGTCCGAACCTTCCAATGTCAAGGGTCTCCTCCGCCCGGAGGTGATCGATGAACTGGTCCGCGACTTCACCGACTGGCAGGCCACCCTCGAAGCCCTCCAGATCGAGGGGTTCACCGTCGCCCATTCCGACACCACCTTCGAACCCGCCGCCGCCGCCCTGCTCGGGCCCATGACCCTTTCCCTCCGCAATCTGTCCAACCGCTCCAACGCACCACCCGCCACCCTCGACTGGACCGCCCCCTGGTCGCCGGCCGGCACCCTCCGCGTCGAGGCCGAGGCCACCGTGCTGCCCACCCGCGCCACCGCCACGGTCTCCCTCGAAGACCTCGCCGTGGATCCCTTCCACCCCTACCTCGCCCGCCTCGCCCACCTCGATCTCCAGCGCGGACACCTCGTCGCATCACTCCGCGCCACCTACGGCCATGGCGCCGCCGCAGATCCCCTCGTCCAGGTCACCGGCAACCTCGCCCTCCGCAACGTCGCCGCCCTCGATTCCCTCAACAGCACCGACTTCATCCGCTGGGACGCAGTCGAACTCAACGGCCTCGACCTCGCCCTCGAACCCCACCGCATCGCCCTCGATGAACTCGCCGTCCGCCACCTCCAGACCAGCCTCATCGTCTCCTCCAACGGCCAGCTCAATGTCCTCGAACTCATCCGCGAAACCGAAGAACTCACCCGCTCCTCCCCCGAATCCCCGGAACCCGCCCCTTCTCCTTCACCCGCCGAAGCCTCTCCGCCCGCCGATGCCGATGCCGATGCTGATGCTGATGCTGATGCTGATACTGATGCTGCCGATCCCGGCACCCGCGTCGCCGGTTCCGCCCCCGCCCTGCCCTGGCCCGTCGCCCTGGGCGCCCTTCGCCTCGAAGGACTCTCCCTCATCGCCGCCGACCGCTTCTACGCCGATGGCTTCCGCACCCAGGTCGAATCCATCGACGGCGAAATCCGCAGCCTCTCCCATCCCTACCGCCAACCGACCGAGATCGACCTGGCAGGGCGCCTCGATGCCCTCTCCGGATTCACCCTCAAAGGCCAGGTCCGCCTCGACCCCGAAGCCTTCGGCACCGACCTCGCCCTCACCACCCAGCGCGCCGATCTCACCCGCTTCACCCCCTACGCCATCCGTTTCGCCGGCTACCCCATCACCGCCGGAGTCCTCGATGCCCAGGTCCGCTATCGCGTCGAGGGCGACCAGCTCGAGGCCGACAACCGCCTCCGCCTCGACCGCTTCACCCTCGGACCCCGCACCAACAGCCCCGACGCCATCAACCTTCCCCTCAAGCTCGGTCTCGCCCTCCTCAAGGACCGCGACGGTCGCATCGAACTGGACCTGCCCCTCTCCGGCAGCCTCGCCAACCCCGAGTTCCGCGTCGCTCCCATCCTCTGGCAGGCCTTCCGCAACGCCATCCTCAAGGTCGCCACCGCCCCCTTCGCCATGCTCGGCTCCCTCTTCGGCAGCCGTGACACCCTCGAATTCGTCGAGTTCTTTCCCGGCTCCGCCGAACTCGCCCCCGCCCAGACCAACCGCGTCGCCGTCCTCGCCCGCGCCCTTCGCAATCGTCCCGCCCTCACCCTCGAATTCCTCCCGTCCTTCGATCCCGCCTCCGACCGTCAGGCCCTCGCCCGCCGCCGCGTCGAGGATTCCCTCCGCGAACTCCTCGCCGCGGAACTCGGACCCGACACCCCGCCCCCGCCCCCAGGCCAGCTCCTCGCCCCGGACGTCCGCCAACGCCTCGTCGGACTCCTCCACGCCCGCGAGTTCGGTGCCGCCACCCCATCCCCGAATCCCACCGATGCCCCGGCTCCCGTCGCTGCCGCGTCCCCCCCGGCTCCCACCCTCTCCGCCGACCAGATGGAACAGCGCCTCGTCGAAATCGCCCGCATCGAACCCGCCGACCTTCAGGACCTCGCCCTGCGCCGTGCCCAGGCCGTCCTCGATCTCCTCCAGCGTGCCCCCGACCCCGACGCACCCGCCATCGAGCCCGAACGCCTTCAAATCGTTCCGGACGATCCCGACAACCCCGGATTGGGACAGCGCCGCGTCACCTTCCGCCTCCAGTGA
- a CDS encoding 5-(carboxyamino)imidazole ribonucleotide synthase: protein MSANPTRPTQPHPPTLGLVGGGQLARMTAQAVAQLGGRVAILERREHSPASGLADHSLIGDWDNPDDLLRLARLCDVLTLENEFVDAEALAVVERHGHPLHPGSGTVKIVQDKLWQKQALASDAIPLPRFADTPTRDDALRFATETGWPVVLKKRRNGYDGKGNATVRSPAELEAAWCALDGDRHALMAEAWFAFERELAVMITRSPSGSAVIYPVVETHQRNHICHVVHAPAPIPEPLAHQAADLARRAVAAVGGIGTFGVEMFLAADGSIALNELAPRVHNSGHYTIEACACSQFENHVRAVLGWPLGSPRMRAPAAVMVNLLGAASGPGWPHGLDIALAIPGVAVHLYGKATSAPGRKMGHVTALADSLDEARRLASQAASALRFGGPT, encoded by the coding sequence ATGTCCGCCAACCCGACCCGCCCCACCCAACCCCATCCCCCCACCCTGGGCCTCGTCGGCGGCGGTCAACTCGCTAGGATGACCGCCCAGGCCGTCGCCCAACTCGGCGGCCGCGTTGCCATCCTCGAACGGCGCGAACATTCCCCCGCCAGCGGCCTCGCCGACCACTCCCTCATCGGCGACTGGGACAACCCCGACGATCTCCTCCGCCTGGCCCGCCTCTGCGATGTCCTGACCCTCGAAAACGAATTCGTCGATGCCGAAGCCCTCGCCGTGGTCGAACGCCATGGTCATCCCCTCCACCCCGGCTCCGGCACGGTCAAGATCGTCCAGGACAAGCTCTGGCAGAAACAGGCGCTCGCCTCCGACGCCATCCCCCTCCCCCGCTTCGCCGACACCCCCACCCGCGACGACGCCCTCCGCTTCGCCACCGAAACCGGCTGGCCCGTGGTCCTCAAAAAGCGACGCAACGGCTACGACGGCAAAGGCAATGCCACAGTCCGCTCCCCGGCCGAACTCGAAGCCGCCTGGTGCGCCCTCGACGGCGACCGCCACGCCCTCATGGCCGAAGCCTGGTTCGCCTTCGAACGCGAACTCGCCGTCATGATCACCCGCTCGCCGTCCGGTTCCGCCGTCATCTATCCCGTCGTGGAAACCCACCAGCGCAACCACATCTGCCACGTCGTCCACGCCCCCGCCCCCATCCCCGAACCGCTCGCCCATCAAGCCGCCGATCTCGCCCGCCGCGCCGTCGCCGCCGTCGGCGGCATCGGCACCTTCGGCGTCGAAATGTTCCTCGCCGCCGACGGTTCCATCGCCCTCAACGAACTCGCCCCCCGCGTCCACAACTCCGGCCACTACACCATCGAGGCCTGCGCCTGTTCCCAGTTCGAAAACCATGTCCGCGCCGTCCTCGGCTGGCCCCTCGGCTCCCCACGCATGCGCGCCCCCGCCGCCGTCATGGTCAACCTCCTCGGCGCCGCCTCCGGCCCCGGCTGGCCCCACGGTCTCGACATCGCCCTCGCCATTCCCGGCGTCGCCGTCCACCTCTACGGCAAAGCCACCAGCGCTCCCGGCCGCAAAATGGGCCACGTCACCGCCCTCGCCGATTCCCTCGACGAAGCCCGGCGCCTCGCCTCCCAGGCCGCCAGCGCCCTCCGCTTCGGCGGCCCGACTTGA
- a CDS encoding response regulator, whose product MEKPRILIVEDDDLQAEIYEDALADLELYRARSGREALTVLAKTAPHLIILDHILDDGDLGLDYLPELKEAMPHVPVVVISGAMDVHEQIEALQGPRRAHYCLSKPVDLEELRRTIDTALRECGEMEIVRTFESLERSRRADIQELLSRSTDRLSRQNEILRLVKDIATRPNISALARQFQVARRTIIRDLHELIRRGQLPPEVYPRWESESDDELHPPSS is encoded by the coding sequence ATGGAAAAGCCGCGCATCCTCATCGTCGAGGACGATGACCTCCAGGCGGAGATCTACGAGGACGCCCTCGCCGATCTCGAACTCTACCGCGCCCGCTCGGGGCGGGAGGCGCTCACCGTGCTCGCCAAGACCGCGCCCCATCTCATCATCCTCGATCACATCCTCGACGACGGCGATCTCGGCCTCGACTACCTCCCCGAACTGAAGGAAGCCATGCCCCACGTCCCCGTCGTCGTCATCAGCGGCGCCATGGACGTCCATGAGCAGATCGAAGCCCTCCAGGGACCCCGCCGCGCCCATTACTGCCTGTCCAAGCCGGTGGACCTCGAAGAACTCCGCCGCACCATCGACACCGCCCTCCGCGAATGCGGCGAAATGGAGATTGTCCGCACCTTCGAATCCCTCGAACGCTCCCGCCGCGCCGACATCCAGGAACTCCTCAGCCGCTCCACCGACCGCCTCAGCCGCCAGAACGAAATCCTCCGCCTCGTCAAGGACATCGCCACCCGGCCCAACATCTCCGCCCTCGCCCGCCAGTTCCAGGTCGCCCGCCGCACCATCATCCGTGATCTCCACGAACTCATCCGCCGTGGCCAGCTTCCCCCGGAAGTCTATCCCCGCTGGGAATCCGAATCCGACGACGAGCTGCACCCTCCCTCGTCCTGA
- a CDS encoding peptidase: MNRRAFLRSAATAAIACPAILRAADKAGSRPAVVGQGEHTYECHHAWGEVPTHIRWGETHGVAVDAEGLIYIKNNTGPSGRRHQDCIVVFDSAGRFVRSFGDEYSAHNIHTVGHGIDIRKEGSTEYLYLTHTWANLVTKTTLQGEIVWALSTPWESGAYKDRKEFIPTNVAFHPSDGSFYVADGYGSGHIHRYSADGRYLASFGGKGGRDQHGRFATPHGLWVDTRPGREPQLCICDRANARLEYFSLDGQYLSTLEDLSFPAHLDTRGDLLLCPDLHARVTLFNRDNTVIAHLGYDQAWTDRVLNKGGQGGLLMRTRPDTWENGRFIHPHDACFDHDGNIYVVEWVSVGRVTKLTRRT, from the coding sequence ATGAACCGTCGCGCCTTCCTCCGGTCCGCCGCCACCGCCGCCATCGCCTGCCCCGCCATCCTCCGTGCCGCCGACAAAGCCGGCAGCCGGCCCGCCGTCGTCGGCCAGGGCGAACACACCTACGAATGCCACCACGCCTGGGGCGAGGTCCCCACCCACATCCGATGGGGCGAAACCCACGGCGTCGCCGTCGATGCCGAAGGCCTCATCTACATCAAGAACAACACCGGCCCGTCCGGACGCCGCCACCAGGATTGCATCGTCGTCTTCGATTCCGCCGGCCGGTTCGTCCGCAGCTTCGGCGACGAATACAGCGCCCATAACATCCACACCGTCGGCCACGGCATCGACATCCGGAAGGAAGGCTCCACCGAGTACCTCTACCTCACCCACACCTGGGCCAACCTCGTCACCAAGACCACCCTCCAGGGCGAAATCGTCTGGGCCCTCAGCACCCCCTGGGAATCCGGCGCCTATAAGGACCGCAAGGAATTCATCCCCACCAACGTCGCCTTCCATCCCTCCGACGGCTCCTTCTACGTCGCCGACGGCTATGGCTCCGGCCATATCCATCGCTACAGCGCCGACGGACGTTACCTCGCCAGCTTCGGCGGCAAGGGCGGACGCGATCAGCACGGCCGCTTCGCCACCCCCCACGGCCTCTGGGTGGACACCCGGCCCGGCCGCGAACCCCAGCTCTGCATCTGCGACCGCGCCAACGCCCGCCTCGAATACTTCTCCCTCGACGGCCAGTACCTCTCGACCCTCGAAGACCTCAGCTTCCCCGCCCACCTCGACACCCGCGGCGATCTCCTGCTCTGCCCCGATCTCCACGCCCGCGTGACCCTCTTCAACCGGGACAACACGGTCATCGCCCACCTCGGCTACGACCAGGCCTGGACCGATCGCGTCCTCAACAAGGGCGGCCAGGGCGGTCTCCTCATGCGCACCCGCCCCGACACCTGGGAGAACGGCCGTTTCATCCATCCCCACGACGCCTGCTTCGACCACGACGGCAACATCTACGTCGTCGAGTGGGTCTCCGTCGGGCGCGTCACCAAACTGACCCGCCGCACCTGA
- a CDS encoding 2-phosphosulfolactate phosphatase produces MRMDVYFTPAEFGTLSGEGQPGTVCVVFDVLRATSTAITALDNGASGVVPVVTIEEALEARRRDGDCLLAGERDGWRIGPEWTGGTGFDLGNSPREFTRERVAGRRIVLTTTNGTRALRACAGAERVLAGAFLNLGAVAGAIRGSGMARVLAVCSGTGERVAYEDVLVAGALCGLLEGEVEFEDGAWLALAAWRMGVGEPDRGVRRAGNARRLLGREALAGDVAWCLRQDTTVRVPELRDGVLR; encoded by the coding sequence ATGCGGATGGACGTTTATTTCACGCCGGCGGAGTTCGGGACGTTGTCGGGGGAGGGGCAGCCGGGGACGGTGTGCGTGGTCTTCGATGTGTTGCGGGCGACGAGCACGGCGATTACGGCGTTGGACAACGGGGCGTCGGGGGTGGTGCCGGTGGTGACGATCGAGGAGGCGCTGGAGGCGCGGCGTCGGGACGGGGACTGTTTGCTGGCGGGGGAGCGGGACGGATGGCGGATTGGGCCGGAATGGACGGGGGGAACGGGGTTCGACCTTGGGAATTCGCCGCGGGAGTTCACGCGGGAGCGGGTGGCGGGGCGGCGGATTGTCCTGACGACGACCAACGGGACGCGGGCGTTGCGGGCGTGCGCGGGGGCGGAACGGGTGCTGGCGGGGGCGTTCCTGAATCTCGGTGCGGTGGCCGGGGCGATCCGGGGTTCGGGGATGGCGCGGGTGCTGGCGGTGTGCAGCGGGACGGGGGAACGAGTGGCGTACGAGGATGTGCTGGTGGCGGGGGCGTTGTGCGGGTTGCTGGAGGGGGAGGTGGAGTTTGAGGACGGAGCGTGGCTGGCGCTGGCAGCGTGGCGGATGGGGGTTGGGGAACCGGACCGGGGGGTGCGACGGGCGGGGAATGCGCGTCGATTGCTGGGGCGCGAGGCGCTGGCCGGGGATGTGGCGTGGTGCCTGCGTCAGGATACCACGGTGCGAGTGCCGGAATTGCGGGACGGTGTGTTGCGATAG
- a CDS encoding 8-oxoguanine DNA glycosylase, whose protein sequence is MSSGRRWVREFRVRDYDLGATLDSGQAFRWVFRDGAWEGVVGGRWVRLSSGEGVIRAESGVDPGNWEWLREYLRVSVDLEAVLATFPPDAVLAEAVRSCRGLRLLRQDPWECLASFLMSSTKQIPQIRQVVGLLCERWGKPVRGSEGGPMFHAFPEAGVLAKVSESELRECRMGFRAASLRAAAGAVASGNLDLEGLKALSLNEARARLEGLPGVGRKIADCVLLFAGGFDAAFPVDVWVRRALGEWYFPGRTVRAAEIMALAEGHFGPYGGWAQQYLFHGIRKRAGRVAPVAGLV, encoded by the coding sequence GTGAGCAGCGGGCGGCGATGGGTTCGGGAGTTCCGGGTGCGCGACTACGATCTGGGGGCGACGCTGGATTCGGGCCAGGCGTTCCGGTGGGTGTTTCGGGACGGGGCGTGGGAAGGGGTGGTGGGCGGGCGCTGGGTGCGGTTGTCGAGCGGGGAGGGCGTGATCCGGGCGGAGTCGGGGGTGGATCCGGGGAACTGGGAATGGTTGCGCGAGTATCTGCGGGTGTCGGTGGACCTGGAGGCCGTGCTGGCGACGTTTCCGCCGGATGCGGTGCTGGCGGAGGCGGTGCGGTCGTGTCGGGGATTGCGCCTGTTGCGACAGGATCCGTGGGAGTGTCTGGCGTCGTTCCTGATGTCGTCCACGAAGCAGATCCCGCAGATCCGGCAGGTGGTGGGCTTGCTGTGCGAGCGTTGGGGGAAGCCGGTGCGGGGGTCGGAGGGGGGGCCGATGTTCCATGCATTTCCCGAGGCCGGGGTGCTGGCGAAGGTGTCGGAGAGCGAATTGCGGGAATGTCGGATGGGATTCCGGGCGGCTTCTCTGCGGGCGGCGGCGGGGGCGGTGGCGTCTGGGAACCTGGATCTGGAGGGGTTGAAGGCCCTTTCCCTGAATGAAGCCCGGGCACGTCTGGAGGGGTTGCCGGGCGTGGGGCGGAAGATCGCGGACTGTGTGCTGCTGTTTGCGGGCGGCTTCGACGCGGCATTTCCGGTGGATGTCTGGGTGCGGCGGGCGCTGGGGGAATGGTATTTTCCGGGACGGACGGTACGGGCGGCGGAGATCATGGCCCTGGCGGAGGGGCATTTCGGTCCGTACGGCGGCTGGGCGCAGCAGTATCTGTTTCACGGAATCCGGAAGCGGGCGGGGAGGGTGGCGCCGGTGGCGGGCCTCGTGTGA
- the era gene encoding GTPase Era: MSSSPNAAFRAGLAALIGRTNVGKSTLLNALVDSKIAIVSPKPQTTRHPVHGVVHRPQGQLVLVDTPGFFKTHASALVDRLHHRARTALDGIDLVIHVVDPSRPPGPEETMVLDTLAHCPQPRVLCLNKSDLRERPHRDAWIARAGEYSALAEVSAIARRGIEPLIDTLLALLPPGEPLYPPSDLTNAHRDFRIAECIREKIYLLTGEEVPYRTAVRLDATDTEQREPPAKPRTRITATILVANDRYKAMLIGAGGQMVKKIRAAARGDLQRLIGTPVALDLNVRTDAHLPE; encoded by the coding sequence ATGTCGTCCTCCCCCAACGCCGCCTTCCGCGCCGGCCTCGCCGCGCTGATAGGCCGCACCAACGTCGGCAAGTCCACCCTCCTCAACGCCCTCGTGGACTCCAAGATCGCAATCGTCTCCCCCAAACCCCAGACCACCCGCCACCCCGTCCACGGCGTCGTCCACCGGCCCCAGGGCCAGCTCGTCCTCGTGGACACCCCGGGCTTCTTCAAGACCCACGCCAGTGCCCTCGTGGACCGACTCCACCATCGCGCCCGCACCGCCCTCGACGGCATCGACCTCGTGATCCACGTCGTCGATCCCTCCCGCCCTCCCGGTCCCGAGGAAACCATGGTCCTCGACACCCTCGCCCACTGCCCCCAACCCCGCGTCCTCTGTCTCAACAAGTCCGACCTGCGCGAACGTCCCCACCGCGACGCCTGGATCGCCCGCGCCGGCGAGTACTCCGCCCTCGCCGAAGTCTCCGCCATCGCCCGCCGCGGCATCGAACCCCTCATCGACACCCTCCTCGCCCTCCTCCCGCCCGGCGAACCCCTCTACCCCCCGTCCGATCTCACCAACGCCCATCGCGACTTCCGCATCGCCGAGTGCATCCGCGAAAAAATCTACCTCCTCACCGGCGAGGAAGTCCCCTATCGCACCGCCGTCCGCCTCGATGCCACCGACACCGAGCAGCGCGAGCCCCCCGCCAAACCCCGCACCCGCATCACCGCCACCATCCTGGTCGCCAACGACCGCTACAAGGCCATGCTCATCGGAGCCGGCGGCCAGATGGTCAAAAAGATCCGCGCCGCCGCCCGCGGCGATCTCCAACGACTGATCGGCACCCCCGTCGCCCTCGATCTCAACGTCCGCACCGACGCCCATCTGCCCGAGTAG
- a CDS encoding winged helix-turn-helix transcriptional regulator: MGSEVCIKMLKALGDETRWRIVRELLGRPMTVNELTERVGAPQYNVSKHLRILREAGIVVTEKTGSHVECQVLPAFRQRLTRAETQLDLGCCVFRFDRPMKEPAG; this comes from the coding sequence ATGGGTTCCGAAGTCTGCATCAAGATGCTGAAGGCGTTGGGGGACGAGACGCGGTGGCGGATTGTCCGGGAACTGCTGGGTCGGCCGATGACGGTGAACGAGCTGACCGAGCGGGTGGGGGCGCCGCAGTACAACGTGTCGAAGCATCTGCGGATCCTGCGGGAAGCGGGGATTGTGGTGACGGAGAAGACGGGGAGCCACGTGGAGTGCCAGGTGCTGCCGGCATTTCGGCAGCGGCTGACGCGGGCCGAGACGCAACTCGACCTGGGCTGTTGCGTGTTCCGGTTCGACCGGCCGATGAAGGAGCCGGCGGGGTGA